In a single window of the Phycisphaerae bacterium genome:
- a CDS encoding DUF3473 domain-containing protein, protein MMKPDTIVNVMSVDVEDYHDQLALDFQDRIVPPAEEAVRATDRVLDLLAECRVQATFFILGEIAEHFPDLVRRIAAQGHHLGIHGYYHLHIYRQSPQQFRQSIERAKKLVEDIAGRTADAHRAVAFSIVESTLWALDILVDLGFKYDSSIYPFQGRRYGIPAGSRGLYQYRAADGRTLWELPMSTVTWLGRRWPVCGGGYLRHFPLWLTDSAFRRLHAEGLPAVVYLHPYEVITDPVIEPLPGMGLQQRLSYVFFNYHQRLWRKHTLSKLRRLFSRYQFSTIEQVVADLTSDPAARS, encoded by the coding sequence ATGATGAAACCGGACACGATCGTGAACGTCATGTCGGTCGACGTGGAGGATTACCACGATCAGCTTGCCCTGGATTTTCAGGATCGCATTGTTCCGCCCGCGGAGGAGGCCGTTCGGGCCACGGATCGCGTTCTGGATCTGCTGGCGGAATGCCGGGTCCAGGCGACGTTCTTCATTCTGGGCGAGATCGCCGAGCATTTTCCCGATCTGGTTCGCCGGATCGCTGCCCAGGGTCATCACCTGGGCATCCACGGCTACTATCATTTGCACATCTACCGGCAGAGCCCGCAACAGTTTCGGCAGTCGATCGAGCGAGCCAAGAAGCTGGTCGAGGATATCGCCGGCCGGACGGCCGACGCTCACCGCGCAGTGGCTTTCTCGATCGTCGAGTCCACGCTTTGGGCGCTCGACATTCTCGTTGATCTGGGCTTCAAATACGACTCTTCGATCTATCCCTTCCAGGGCCGGCGCTACGGCATTCCGGCGGGGTCTCGGGGCTTGTACCAGTATCGTGCTGCCGACGGCCGGACGCTGTGGGAGCTGCCGATGAGCACGGTGACCTGGCTGGGGCGGCGCTGGCCGGTTTGCGGCGGGGGCTACCTGCGGCACTTTCCCCTGTGGCTTACCGATTCGGCCTTTCGGCGGTTGCACGCCGAGGGGCTACCGGCCGTCGTGTACCTGCATCCCTACGAGGTCATCACCGACCCCGTGATCGAGCCGCTACCGGGCATGGGTCTCCAGCAGCGGCTCAGTTACGTGTTCTTCAACTACCATCAACGCCTCTGGCGGAAGCACACTCTCTCCAAACTCCGCCGTCTCTTTTCCCGCTACCAGTTCTCCACCATCGAGCAGGTTGTTGCCGATCTGACCTCCGACCCCGCCGCCCGATCCTGA
- a CDS encoding fibronectin type III domain-containing protein, whose amino-acid sequence MGAFSCAWTVRRVGVAQLCGFLIIANLGGTCEGPALPVPSSTGNDAIDPASTDSTDSNVDDNPTDNQVAGSTPSLPIGQVRAQPTGMTATAVAAHQIDLTWKDNSADEEGFLLQRYSADSGWTDRATLAADTVTYSDTDIAVETNYCYRVLAFKGAERTAPSPLACTKTSQFDGSGNTINPATTGNVPQGAPTALTTTLSEANEVLLNWQDNCSDEEGFRIRRFVAGGSWADYATVAANSTSYVDTNVVAGTSYCYRVLAFKGTVQTGATGVACASPVAAGTEPEPGTTPSLLPDGIPSNVVVTAVGPDQIQIQWQDNSSNEDGFKITRYTANDGWVELAETAAGATQYTDQSLQAQTSYCYRIAAFNGNGTTTSTTLKCATTPEAPAIPGDEPNTNTTTDDEACYVNCASPAPYRAFPSAEGFGAQTQGGRGGRILQVTTLADYDPGANPPEAVIPGSLRWALQAQTGPRIIVFTVGGTISLKGTLDLVGEAGSYVTIAGQTAPGDGIQLGGWGILIKSGAHDIIIRHLRVRPTIPSTIINDPYYVGFQKKALQIYGKANVGDSHDIILDHCSFEWGLDSSVGIRDARRVTMQWCIIGEGSAYGDALPTGVYAGNPALARPGTPSQGMTVDSQTRYDDFLTVHHSLFIHNSHRNMGMGSNGCVVEFINNFVYNHNVGTFACQVKGIKETTRVNFIGNSYLSGPSRPEKWRQRPLALTEYNDVEHNANDTPTSHCFYVQDNLDDYFRTRTSEPEWAVAAWVHWPGYNAPPTPPYVSSYFYNPLPELYRATSPFAGAAIPVTVHTASTLESRLAPAVGATLPHRDSVDNRLINEWRTRTGAQGIGGNQQPPAWDVNGNLIRSGCDPLPTLSSGTPPADTDRDGMSDDWEIAQGLNPNSAADAKTDPDSDGYTNIEEYLNYLAGEE is encoded by the coding sequence ATGGGCGCCTTTTCGTGTGCATGGACCGTTCGTCGTGTTGGAGTGGCTCAGCTCTGCGGCTTCCTGATCATCGCCAATCTCGGCGGCACTTGCGAGGGCCCGGCTCTTCCGGTCCCCTCGTCGACCGGTAACGACGCGATCGATCCGGCCAGCACCGACAGCACCGACAGCAACGTCGATGACAACCCGACCGATAATCAGGTCGCCGGATCGACGCCGAGCCTGCCCATCGGCCAGGTCCGCGCCCAGCCGACTGGCATGACCGCCACCGCTGTCGCCGCCCATCAGATCGACCTGACCTGGAAAGACAACTCCGCCGACGAAGAGGGTTTCCTACTCCAGAGATACTCCGCCGACTCGGGATGGACCGATCGAGCCACGCTGGCAGCGGACACGGTCACTTACTCGGACACCGATATTGCCGTCGAGACGAACTACTGCTACAGGGTGCTGGCCTTCAAGGGCGCCGAGCGAACCGCCCCCTCCCCCTTGGCCTGCACCAAGACCTCCCAGTTCGATGGCAGCGGCAACACCATCAATCCCGCGACGACCGGCAACGTTCCGCAAGGAGCCCCCACCGCTCTGACCACGACCCTCTCCGAGGCCAACGAAGTCTTACTCAACTGGCAGGACAACTGCTCGGACGAGGAGGGGTTCAGGATTCGTCGATTTGTCGCCGGCGGTAGCTGGGCGGATTATGCGACAGTCGCGGCGAACAGCACCAGCTACGTCGACACCAACGTCGTCGCGGGAACGAGCTACTGCTATCGCGTTCTGGCGTTCAAAGGAACGGTCCAGACGGGGGCGACGGGCGTTGCCTGCGCCTCGCCGGTCGCTGCCGGTACGGAACCCGAGCCCGGCACAACTCCGTCCCTACTGCCCGACGGCATTCCCAGCAACGTCGTCGTGACCGCCGTGGGACCCGATCAGATCCAGATCCAGTGGCAGGACAACTCCTCGAACGAGGATGGCTTCAAGATCACGCGATACACCGCCAACGACGGTTGGGTCGAGCTGGCCGAGACCGCCGCCGGAGCCACGCAATACACGGATCAGAGTCTGCAGGCCCAGACCAGCTACTGCTATCGGATCGCCGCCTTCAACGGCAACGGTACGACCACTTCCACAACCCTCAAGTGCGCGACCACCCCGGAAGCCCCAGCGATCCCCGGCGACGAGCCGAACACCAACACAACGACCGACGACGAAGCGTGTTACGTCAACTGCGCCAGTCCCGCCCCCTACCGGGCATTCCCAAGCGCGGAAGGCTTCGGCGCCCAGACCCAAGGCGGCCGCGGGGGCCGGATCCTGCAGGTCACGACACTCGCCGACTACGATCCCGGCGCTAACCCGCCCGAGGCGGTCATTCCGGGTAGCCTCCGCTGGGCACTGCAGGCCCAGACGGGACCACGAATCATCGTGTTTACCGTCGGCGGCACCATCTCGCTGAAGGGCACTCTGGACCTGGTAGGTGAAGCCGGCAGCTACGTGACCATCGCCGGCCAGACCGCCCCCGGAGACGGCATCCAGCTCGGCGGGTGGGGAATCCTGATCAAGAGCGGCGCTCACGATATCATCATCCGCCACTTGCGCGTCCGCCCAACCATACCGTCGACCATCATCAACGATCCCTACTACGTGGGCTTCCAGAAGAAAGCCCTGCAGATCTACGGAAAGGCCAACGTGGGAGACAGCCATGACATTATCCTCGACCATTGCTCGTTCGAGTGGGGACTCGACTCCTCCGTGGGCATCCGAGACGCGAGAAGGGTGACCATGCAATGGTGCATCATCGGGGAGGGCTCCGCGTACGGCGACGCTCTCCCGACCGGCGTCTACGCCGGAAATCCTGCCCTCGCTCGCCCCGGGACCCCCAGCCAGGGAATGACCGTTGACTCGCAGACCCGATACGACGACTTCCTGACCGTCCACCATTCACTGTTCATCCACAACAGCCACCGAAACATGGGCATGGGCTCGAACGGGTGCGTGGTCGAGTTCATCAACAACTTCGTGTACAACCACAACGTCGGCACCTTTGCCTGCCAGGTCAAGGGCATCAAGGAAACCACCCGGGTCAACTTCATCGGCAACTCCTATCTCAGCGGCCCCAGCCGCCCCGAGAAGTGGCGCCAACGCCCGCTGGCACTCACCGAGTACAACGATGTGGAACATAATGCGAATGACACCCCGACCAGCCACTGCTTCTACGTGCAAGACAATCTCGACGACTACTTCCGCACCAGGACGTCCGAGCCCGAGTGGGCGGTGGCGGCCTGGGTCCATTGGCCGGGCTACAATGCCCCGCCCACACCCCCGTACGTGAGCAGCTACTTCTACAACCCGCTGCCCGAACTCTACCGAGCCACCAGCCCGTTCGCTGGGGCAGCTATCCCGGTCACCGTTCACACGGCGAGCACGCTCGAATCGAGGCTCGCCCCGGCAGTGGGCGCCACCCTGCCTCACCGTGATTCGGTCGACAACCGCCTGATCAACGAGTGGCGCACCAGAACCGGGGCCCAGGGCATTGGCGGCAACCAGCAGCCACCTGCCTGGGATGTGAATGGCAACCTGATCCGCAGCGGCTGCGATCCTCTGCCCACGCTGAGTTCAGGCACGCCACCGGCCGACACGGACCGCGATGGGATGTCCGACGACTGGGAGATCGCCCAAGGACTGAATCCCAACAGCGCGGCGGACGCCAAGACCGACCCGGACAGCGACGGGTACACCAATATCGAGGAGTATCTCAACTACCTCGCCGGCGAGGAATAA
- a CDS encoding right-handed parallel beta-helix repeat-containing protein, with the protein MTPGTTIAAGRSGQLTARLPLAALTIFLLLAPLASAAEYFVKPDGHDETGGTSPDSALRTIQKGADRLAPGDTLTLAPGEYLQRFTMRRSGTAEKPITIRAAIPQFSVIRGNEIVRGFRKVEGMRFIWSIPRSRPVYRVLERDTQTAYLEAPALVDMDQFRRSHLYDPRAKILYIHTSDGQPPDQHVIAATVIPAYGVEITGEYVHVDGLVIEGFFPTQMRDSGRGFGMSVTGQQHEIRRCGFLFNGGGITINARKCVIRDNLLIGNLNPGYGELAQIYCTGQSEGVRILNNTLLNAQMYGIRNYGQPSDGEVAGNIVKDHAIGIDFKASKGKRSAVRNVSVGCSHFSWYSGAFGNDLREDHNTLQAPGFWAQGPQPWMGKHTLFFGPDQGDPRFAAPDHLDYRLQADSPFRGRGPDGADLGAHPFEPSVFFVGPTGNDSNSGLSVNQAFKTAGRAMRECRPGVTVYLLEGEYREPVRPETSGTAERPVMIRGRTLGPNVSVNRLDLSGLQHVWVDNLGIKEGAVLRDTTNIRLDRCRLLTAAGDALTVENGADIWLRRLSVSSTTGSAIRLRGVSKDVRITSSILHAAAGRSLDTSIDHTRGLFCEYNDYSCPPPLAIVNGRPAQDLTALQRLTGGDRYSLAAEPRWSDPDSLASIEPDSPCVAAGELCYNIGAGQTASKPIEPQIAEIQLRDVTPTTASLTWWTPYTSNATWRTPLDWSADHPVHSEIHYGTNSTANGRQYSFGDLYHQVTLHDLRPGTLYQFKIVIPDRPWRDSIRQPYAAAAPRTGWRGAESQTLAFKTPTVAEWKPTRRTFYVAPTGSEANPGLDERAPTTLTAVSDRVRAGDTAVLLDGIYHEMFAPAATGTQDAPITLKARSPGRACLDGSTFLRPAAIALFWKDQIVIDGLVIRRFADKAYGDRAGLCSSQVFLARCGEVTIQNCVLAGWGIGYGHGIVARGGDHITIQNCVITGFAHAANARQTRAFTLTGNTWYVPLIDCFNLDGRVVVKNNLFFGQEPQKVVNFIPMVCTKRPTESDYNTFYFGPGNEARYIGYGLNRRRERDMGGVRRIQQELGLEQHSLEATTQDVQLSGPVPTEYMNPALLNAFGNRIRSGELIPTIEMFQLPARSRLRTAGENGRPIGAQPPAR; encoded by the coding sequence ATGACCCCAGGAACCACGATTGCGGCAGGCCGGTCCGGACAGCTGACCGCCCGTCTACCGTTGGCCGCCTTGACTATCTTTCTCCTGCTGGCCCCCCTCGCCTCGGCAGCCGAGTACTTCGTCAAGCCGGATGGACACGACGAGACCGGCGGTACAAGCCCCGATTCCGCCCTGCGCACCATCCAGAAGGGAGCAGACCGCCTGGCCCCCGGCGATACCTTGACCCTCGCCCCGGGAGAGTACCTCCAGCGGTTCACCATGCGACGATCCGGCACGGCCGAGAAGCCCATCACCATCCGGGCAGCCATCCCTCAGTTCTCTGTCATCCGAGGAAATGAGATCGTCAGGGGCTTCCGGAAGGTCGAGGGCATGCGCTTCATCTGGTCGATCCCCCGCAGTCGCCCCGTCTACCGAGTCCTGGAGCGGGACACGCAAACCGCCTATCTGGAGGCTCCTGCGCTGGTCGACATGGACCAGTTCAGGCGGTCTCACCTGTATGACCCCCGTGCGAAGATCCTGTACATCCACACCAGCGACGGCCAGCCCCCCGACCAGCACGTCATCGCCGCCACCGTCATCCCAGCCTATGGCGTGGAGATTACCGGAGAGTACGTCCACGTCGACGGCCTGGTGATCGAGGGCTTCTTTCCCACGCAGATGCGGGACTCGGGTCGAGGCTTCGGCATGTCGGTCACAGGCCAGCAGCATGAGATCCGACGATGCGGATTCCTGTTCAACGGCGGCGGAATCACCATCAACGCCAGGAAATGCGTGATTCGCGACAACCTCTTGATCGGGAATCTCAATCCGGGTTACGGCGAACTCGCCCAGATCTACTGCACGGGGCAGAGCGAGGGCGTGCGAATACTCAACAACACGCTCCTGAATGCCCAGATGTATGGCATCCGCAACTACGGTCAGCCCTCGGATGGCGAGGTCGCGGGCAACATCGTCAAGGACCATGCGATCGGGATCGACTTCAAGGCCAGCAAGGGAAAAAGATCTGCAGTACGTAACGTCTCCGTGGGCTGCAGCCACTTCAGTTGGTATTCCGGCGCGTTCGGAAACGATCTCCGGGAAGACCACAACACCCTGCAGGCGCCGGGTTTCTGGGCCCAAGGCCCCCAACCATGGATGGGCAAGCACACCCTGTTCTTCGGACCTGACCAGGGCGATCCGCGATTCGCGGCCCCGGATCACCTCGACTACCGCCTGCAGGCCGACAGCCCGTTCCGCGGCAGAGGACCGGACGGAGCCGATCTTGGCGCCCATCCCTTCGAGCCGAGTGTGTTCTTCGTCGGTCCGACGGGCAACGACAGCAACAGCGGACTGAGCGTCAACCAGGCCTTCAAGACCGCCGGCCGGGCGATGCGCGAATGCCGTCCCGGCGTAACCGTCTACCTGCTCGAGGGCGAGTACCGTGAGCCGGTGCGCCCGGAGACATCCGGCACAGCCGAGAGGCCGGTGATGATCCGGGGGCGGACCCTTGGACCGAACGTCTCCGTCAACCGTCTCGATCTGAGCGGACTGCAGCATGTGTGGGTCGACAACCTCGGGATCAAGGAAGGCGCAGTCCTCCGCGACACAACGAATATCCGGCTGGACCGCTGCCGCCTGCTCACAGCAGCCGGCGATGCCCTCACCGTCGAGAACGGAGCCGACATCTGGCTCCGTCGACTCAGCGTGTCCAGCACCACCGGATCCGCAATCCGGCTGAGAGGCGTCTCCAAAGACGTCAGAATCACCAGCTCAATCCTGCACGCCGCGGCCGGGCGCTCGCTGGACACCAGCATCGATCACACCCGCGGCCTGTTCTGCGAATACAACGACTACTCCTGCCCTCCCCCGCTGGCGATCGTCAACGGCCGACCCGCCCAGGACCTGACGGCTTTGCAGAGGTTGACCGGTGGGGATCGATACAGCCTCGCGGCCGAACCGCGATGGTCGGATCCGGATAGCCTCGCCTCGATCGAGCCGGATTCGCCGTGCGTGGCGGCCGGCGAATTGTGCTACAACATCGGAGCAGGCCAGACCGCGAGCAAACCGATCGAACCTCAAATTGCCGAGATCCAACTTCGCGACGTGACGCCAACGACCGCCAGCCTCACCTGGTGGACGCCTTACACGTCGAACGCCACTTGGCGAACACCACTGGATTGGAGCGCCGATCATCCCGTACACAGCGAGATCCACTACGGAACGAATTCGACCGCCAACGGTCGACAGTACTCGTTCGGGGACCTGTACCATCAGGTCACGCTGCATGATCTCAGACCCGGTACGTTGTATCAGTTCAAGATCGTGATCCCCGACCGCCCATGGCGGGACAGCATCCGACAACCGTACGCGGCAGCCGCCCCCCGAACCGGCTGGCGCGGAGCGGAAAGCCAGACCCTGGCCTTCAAAACACCCACGGTCGCCGAGTGGAAGCCGACACGCCGAACGTTCTACGTCGCCCCGACGGGCAGCGAAGCCAATCCCGGCCTGGACGAACGGGCCCCTACTACCCTCACCGCGGTCAGCGATCGCGTGCGAGCCGGCGACACGGCAGTCCTGCTCGACGGCATCTACCACGAGATGTTCGCCCCGGCGGCCACCGGAACCCAGGACGCCCCCATCACACTCAAGGCCCGATCACCCGGACGCGCCTGCCTGGACGGAAGCACATTCCTGCGGCCGGCCGCCATCGCCCTCTTCTGGAAGGACCAGATCGTCATCGACGGACTCGTCATCCGACGTTTCGCGGACAAGGCCTACGGCGACCGGGCGGGACTCTGCTCCAGCCAGGTGTTCCTCGCCCGGTGCGGCGAGGTCACGATCCAGAACTGCGTCCTGGCAGGCTGGGGCATCGGATACGGCCACGGTATCGTGGCTCGCGGCGGTGACCACATCACCATCCAGAACTGCGTCATCACCGGATTCGCCCACGCCGCCAACGCCCGGCAAACCCGAGCATTCACCCTGACGGGCAACACCTGGTATGTGCCGCTGATCGACTGCTTCAACCTCGATGGGCGAGTCGTCGTCAAGAACAACCTGTTCTTCGGCCAGGAACCACAGAAGGTGGTCAACTTCATCCCCATGGTCTGCACCAAGCGCCCAACCGAATCCGACTACAATACGTTCTACTTCGGCCCCGGCAACGAGGCACGATACATCGGCTATGGACTGAACCGCCGTCGTGAACGCGACATGGGCGGCGTGAGGCGCATCCAACAGGAACTGGGCCTTGAGCAACACAGCCTGGAGGCAACCACCCAAGACGTCCAATTGTCGGGCCCGGTACCCACCGAATACATGAACCCCGCCCTGCTCAATGCATTCGGAAACCGGATCAGGTCAGGCGAACTGATCCCGACGATTGAGATGTTCCAGTTGCCAGCCAGAAGCCGGCTCAGAACGGCGGGAGAGAACGGGCGGCCTATCGGAGCACAGCCTCCCGCCCGATGA